One window of the Tachypleus tridentatus isolate NWPU-2018 chromosome 10, ASM421037v1, whole genome shotgun sequence genome contains the following:
- the LOC143228066 gene encoding uncharacterized protein LOC143228066, with amino-acid sequence MRTSWVFIGLLVSGSIVVAKTNEKNEAEETVVKSASESGILSTFVPDTQSSGYMIAYPLDEASEKIQEDEYVTAESLEGPSENGKHPKSELKEQVLGEANQDDDDEDNEKIDETLLLIVPEEKNEDKEDTEKVTAAEEGGVIVAGGVENIKAITYNIPQLPEESETENQTDIPEERRPKQEDLKKIRNFESPSHPFLKKAKPIPEDKPEPFRFPPAYPKSSRKQDRHSIPFPLKPESRSDQFFPLPVSQMAESILIRRALVLGNGIDKEEEEQPLKDKEDILAEESDEKAVEDKNPPKDLNDRLFSPVQIGSNGRPHIKINSNPDVSHSPFQSRPLEKPGNEMNLKPSISHPPFQPRPFIRLMNNRKPNPNFSRSTYQQRSFRSPVSRITSNPDFSRLQFYPRPIQRPDVELNPDPVFTRSQKHPIFVNTGLPVVPFSPLAPLTSHPQQTYFSVPYYGQHPYRRPALPPLQHTFVLLSYPQHSPLVNQFPKPHPAYMSHTRTYPSPAMLPVVQSAYEQPLDYKSLPISSIYYAPPSQTQPLDNGLIQDKSQDYEQSRYLGAPGPMGVMMKHHFFPAESQYFPVPLPGTGQPVQYSRYATTEDHSNQQIVPIFIPVPVPVPVERTPSLPDERQQLLYHEDPYSDGNHQRVKGQGIMLIYDESDKDPLRSRSMVAQDQTIVKPFPTEDALQKMKFLRKLILDKLIEKHENKEIPSEKSEAESEIIEVFVPFPTQ; translated from the exons ATGAGGACATCGTGGGTTTTCATTGGGCTGTTAGTTTCTG GTTCCATCGTAGTAGCGAAGACAAATGAGAAGAATGAGGCTGAAGAAACAGTG GTCAAAAGTGCCAGCGAATCAGGGATCCTATCCACTTTTGTTCCAGATACTCAAAGTTCCGGCTATATGATAGCCTATCCCTTAGATGAAGCATCAGAAAAGATACAAGAAGACGAGTACGTGACAGCAGAATCGTTGGAAGGTCCTTCAGAAAACGGTAAACACCCAAAATCTGAGTTAAAAGAACAGGTTTTAGGAGAAGCAAACCAAGATGATGACGATGAAGATAATGAAAAAATCGACGAAACTTTACTTCTGATTGTCCCTGAAGAGAAAAATGAAGATAAAGAAGATACCGAGAAGGTTACAGCAGCTGAAGAAGGGGGTGTAATCGTAGCTGGAGGGGTAGAAAATATTAAAGCTATTACCTATAATATACCACAACTTCCTGAAGAAAGTGAAACTGAAAATCAGACTGACATTCCAGAAGAACGACGACCGAAACAAGAAGACTTAAAAAAAATCCGAAACTTTGAATCTCCTTCACATCCTTTCCTTAAGAAAGCAAAACCAATTCCAGAAGATAAACCAGAACCATTTCGTTTTCCACCTGCTTATCCAAAATCAAGTCGTAAACAGGATAGACATTCCATTCCATTTCCGCTAAAACCAGAATCTAGATCTGATCAGTtttttcccttaccagtttcacAAATGGCAGAATCTATACTGATTAGGCGTGCATTGGTTCTCGGTAATGGTATAGACAAGGAGGAGGAAGAGCAACCGTTAAAAGACAAAGAGGATATTCTCGCCGAAGAATCAGACGAAAAAGCTGTGGAAGATAAAAATCCTCCAAAAGACCTTAATGATAGACTTTTTTCTCCAGTTCAAATAGGATCTAATGGAAGACCACATATTAAAATTAACTCGAATCCAGACGTTTCTCATTCACCATTTCAGTCAAGACCACTTGAGAAACCAGGAAACGAAATGAATTTAAAACCAAGCATTTCACATCCACCATTTCAGCCAAGACCATTCATAAGATTGATGAACAACAGGAAACCAAATCCTAACTTTTCTCGCTCAACTTATCAACAAAGATCATTTCGAAGTCCAGTGAGCAGAATTACATCAAATCCAGACTTTTCCAGGTTACAGTTTTATCCCAGACCAATCCAAAGACCAGATGTCGAATTAAATCCAGATCCAGTGTTTACTCGTTCACAAAAGCATCCCATATTTGTTAACACTGGCCTACCCGTTGTACCATTTTCTCCCCTAGCTCCTCTTACTTCTCACCCACAACAGACTTACTTTTCAGTTCCTTATTACGGTCAACATCCTTACCGTCGACCAGCGTTGCCACCTCTTCAACATACATTTGTACTATTGAGCTATCCTCAACATTCTCCTTTAGTTAACCAGTTTCCAAAACCTCATCCAGCCTATATGTCTCACACAAGAACTTACCCTTCACCAGCTATGCTACCTGTTGTTCAGTCAGCTTACGAACAGCCTCTTGACTATAAAAGCCTTCCTATTTCTTCCATTTATTATGCTCCACCTTCCCAAACCCAACCTTTAGATAATGGCTTGATACAAGACAAGAGCCAAGACTATGAACAATCTCGATATTTAGGTGCACCAGGACCCATGGGAGTGATGATGAAGCATCACTTTTTCCCGGCCGAATCTCAGTATTTCCCAGTACCATTACCTGGAACAGGTCAACCAGTACAATATAGCAGGTATGCTACAACCGAAGACCATTCAAATCAACAAATAGTACCAATTTTTATCCCTGTCCCAGTTCCAGTACCTGTGGAAAGAACGCCTTCTTTGCCAGATGAACGACAGCAGTTACTTTACCACGAAGACCCGTATTCTGATGGCAACCACCAAAGAGTTAAAGGACAAGGAATCATGCTGATTTACGATGAAAGTGACAAAGATCCATTACGTTCACGTTCCATGGTAGCACAAGACCAAACAATTGTCAAACCTTTTCCCACGGAAGACGCTCTTCAGAAGATGAAATTTCTTAGGAAACTTATTCTAGATAAGCTTATTGAAAAGCATGAAAACAAAGAGATTCCTTCAGAAAAAAGTGAggctgaaagtgaaataattgaAGTGTTCGTACCCTTTCCAACCCagtga